One Parcubacteria group bacterium DNA window includes the following coding sequences:
- a CDS encoding secondary thiamine-phosphate synthase enzyme YjbQ, which produces MLKIILNRVKIYKQKFNVESTTQIEFIDITDKVQEVVDDSGIREGQVVIYSPHTTMGIMINHNESMLIQDFQKVFHRLVPVDNQYSHDLFELRRGRNADGRSNGQAHCQNILIGVSETVPVEKGKMLITEKQSIFAVEFDGSRKRDLVVQVIGI; this is translated from the coding sequence ATGTTAAAAATAATACTTAACAGGGTGAAAATATACAAACAAAAATTTAATGTAGAATCAACAACGCAGATTGAATTTATTGATATTACCGACAAGGTTCAGGAAGTAGTCGATGATTCTGGAATAAGAGAAGGACAGGTGGTGATTTATTCCCCCCATACTACGATGGGAATAATGATTAATCATAATGAGTCGATGCTCATTCAGGATTTTCAAAAAGTTTTTCATCGTTTGGTTCCGGTAGATAATCAATATTCGCATGATCTATTTGAGCTCAGGAGAGGGAGAAATGCCGACGGAAGAAGCAATGGACAAGCTCATTGCCAGAATATTTTAATCGGTGTCAGCGAAACCGTTCCGGTTGAGAAGGGGAAGATGCTTATTACTGAAAAACAGTCAATTTTTGCGGTAGAATTTGATGGTTCAAGAAAAAGAGATTTAGTTGTTCAAGTGATTGGAATATAA
- a CDS encoding nucleotide sugar dehydrogenase, with protein sequence MEKKNKSVCIIGLGYVGLPLAVQAALRGYDAYGLENDAEKVKKINSGKSPIKENFLEINLPKVNIHATTDAKIIKKCDILIVCVPTPIDEKKLPDLTPVRGAIESIIKNFRKGQLVIIESTINPGVCEEVIEPMFREASFIVNKDYHLAHCPERINPGDLKWNVTNIPRVVGSLDKTGLQGAADFYENIVDGQIMQMSSIREAEAVKIIENSFRDINIAFVNELAKSFDRLGIDVVEVIKGASTKPFSFMAHWPSCGVGGHCIPVDPYYLIERAKLSGFDHEFMKIARKVNLSMPEYTIELLQDALNEVKMPLNGTTVGVLGLSYKANVSDLRESPVKELVKLLRENKVNVLVFDPFVLEKSTAKSLSELFKKSDAILLATDHDEFKKITAEDLKKNRVKVVIDGKNCLDKESIKKLGIVYKGIGRR encoded by the coding sequence ATGGAAAAGAAGAACAAATCAGTCTGTATTATCGGTCTTGGCTATGTTGGACTCCCTCTGGCAGTTCAAGCAGCGCTCCGAGGATATGACGCCTATGGATTGGAAAATGACGCGGAAAAAGTCAAAAAAATAAATTCCGGAAAAAGTCCTATCAAAGAAAACTTTCTGGAAATCAACCTTCCGAAAGTAAACATCCACGCTACCACTGATGCAAAAATAATCAAGAAATGCGATATTTTAATTGTTTGCGTTCCAACTCCTATAGATGAAAAAAAGCTTCCCGATCTAACTCCCGTAAGAGGCGCCATTGAATCGATCATTAAAAATTTCCGAAAAGGACAACTCGTCATCATTGAGTCAACCATTAATCCGGGAGTCTGCGAAGAAGTAATCGAACCGATGTTCCGAGAAGCCAGCTTCATAGTCAATAAAGATTACCATCTTGCCCATTGTCCGGAAAGGATCAATCCCGGCGATCTTAAATGGAACGTAACCAATATTCCGCGAGTAGTCGGTTCTCTTGATAAAACCGGACTTCAAGGCGCGGCTGATTTTTATGAGAATATTGTCGACGGGCAAATTATGCAAATGAGTTCCATCCGAGAAGCTGAAGCGGTAAAAATTATCGAAAACTCATTTCGAGACATTAATATCGCTTTCGTAAATGAATTGGCGAAATCATTTGACAGGTTGGGAATTGACGTCGTTGAGGTTATCAAAGGCGCTTCGACCAAGCCTTTTTCTTTTATGGCTCATTGGCCGAGTTGCGGAGTCGGCGGTCATTGCATACCGGTTGATCCGTATTACTTGATAGAAAGAGCCAAACTTTCCGGATTTGATCATGAATTTATGAAAATTGCCAGAAAAGTGAACCTTTCTATGCCGGAATACACCATTGAACTTCTGCAAGACGCCCTTAATGAAGTCAAAATGCCTCTTAATGGAACAACCGTCGGAGTTTTAGGACTTTCCTATAAAGCCAACGTTTCTGATCTTCGAGAATCTCCTGTGAAAGAATTGGTAAAATTACTTAGGGAAAACAAAGTAAACGTTCTTGTCTTTGATCCATTTGTTCTGGAAAAATCAACCGCCAAAAGCCTAAGCGAACTTTTCAAAAAATCGGACGCCATACTTTTAGCCACCGATCACGATGAATTCAAAAAAATAACCGCCGAAGACCTTAAAAAAAACAGGGTAAAAGTAGTGATCGACGGAAAAAACTGCCTGGACAAAGAATCTATCAAAAAATTAGGAATTGTTTATAAAGGGATTGGAAGACGTTAA
- a CDS encoding transposase, whose translation MTAKTKTKIKKRLPVRVSLKDFNRHIKPHLRVPVKGPEAKISTYKIFNYILEVLYTGTQWRQLKTYKNEYYWSSVYKWHNRWSKDGSYQRLFENSIITLDKLGKLDLTILHGDGSNVVAKKGEKKSDTRDTNIKKERKCFV comes from the coding sequence ATGACGGCTAAAACAAAAACAAAAATCAAAAAGAGGTTGCCAGTTAGAGTGTCTCTCAAGGATTTCAATCGGCATATCAAACCGCATCTGCGAGTTCCGGTGAAAGGACCGGAAGCTAAAATCTCAACTTACAAGATTTTTAATTACATCCTTGAAGTCCTGTATACCGGAACTCAATGGAGGCAATTAAAAACCTACAAGAATGAATACTATTGGTCGAGCGTGTATAAATGGCATAACCGCTGGAGTAAGGATGGAAGCTATCAGAGACTATTTGAAAATTCCATTATCACTTTGGATAAGTTAGGAAAACTGGATTTAACTATTCTCCACGGCGACGGCTCAAATGTCGTAGCTAAAAAAGGGGAGAAAAAATCGGATACTCGGGACACAAACATCAAAAAGGAGAGAAAGTGCTTTGTATAG
- the mltG gene encoding endolytic transglycosylase MltG, which yields MLNKGIKILILLIVILAAIAGSFFYFRYQVYYSHGSYENVKIFKIEKGEGNSAVSDKLKKEGLISSKIYFYYYSRTHELLSKILPGDYELNGKMTIPEIAATITREQNKFLKITFPEGWDSKKVAERLSSKGFSGAEFLDIVKNPSYDLTSKYSFFSLLPRGISLEGYLFPDTYFFSQKLTSEDIVRKILSDFDNRFAPDLRDEIKKQGKSLEDIVTMASIIEREVKKEEDKKTVSGIFWNRIKNGQPLQSCATIAYILGENKKQYSFEDTRINSPYNTYMNKGLPPGPINNPGLSSIEAAIYPKETGYNYFLSDPETGETVFSKTLEEHNANKSKVGL from the coding sequence ATGTTAAATAAAGGAATAAAAATTTTAATTTTATTGATTGTCATATTGGCTGCAATTGCCGGTTCTTTTTTTTATTTTCGCTACCAGGTTTATTATTCCCATGGCTCATATGAAAATGTGAAAATATTTAAAATAGAAAAAGGAGAGGGAAACAGCGCAGTTTCGGATAAATTGAAAAAGGAAGGATTGATTTCGAGTAAAATCTACTTTTATTATTATTCGCGGACGCACGAATTGCTGAGCAAAATTCTTCCTGGAGATTATGAATTGAATGGAAAAATGACTATCCCGGAAATAGCAGCAACAATAACGCGAGAGCAAAATAAATTTTTAAAAATAACTTTTCCAGAGGGTTGGGATAGTAAAAAGGTTGCAGAAAGACTCTCTTCCAAGGGTTTTTCCGGAGCTGAGTTCTTGGATATCGTCAAAAATCCGTCTTACGACTTAACAAGCAAATATTCATTTTTTAGCCTGCTTCCCAGGGGGATTTCTCTGGAAGGATATCTTTTTCCTGATACCTATTTTTTTTCCCAAAAACTTACATCTGAAGATATAGTTAGAAAAATTCTCTCTGATTTTGACAACAGATTCGCTCCCGATCTCAGGGATGAAATAAAAAAACAAGGAAAAAGCCTTGAAGATATTGTAACGATGGCTAGTATTATTGAACGGGAAGTCAAAAAAGAGGAAGACAAGAAAACAGTCAGCGGAATATTTTGGAATCGCATAAAAAACGGCCAGCCCCTTCAAAGTTGCGCTACAATCGCCTATATCCTGGGAGAAAATAAAAAACAATACTCCTTCGAAGATACTAGGATCAATTCTCCTTATAATACATATATGAACAAAGGATTGCCTCCCGGTCCAATAAACAATCCCGGGCTTTCCTCTATTGAAGCGGCCATTTATCCAAAGGAAACCGGCTATAATTATTTTCTAAGCGATCCTGAGACGGGAGAAACAGTTTTTTCCAAGACGCTAGAGGAACATAATGCCAACAAATCAAAAGTCGGACTTTAA
- a CDS encoding FAD-dependent oxidoreductase — protein MYDLIIIGAGPAGFGASIYASRYKIKHLVIGKEFGGQIVKTSRIENWPGFESISGPELIGKFSDQAKKLGAEIIQDEVKKIFKQDNLFSVETAGGVEYQTKNIILALGMKPRKLNVPGEDEFVGKGVSYCAICDAMFFRGKDVAVVGGGDSAAKAAIHLGEFASKVNIFYPEGKLIMEPALQEKIKENEKIDLCECQGVARIEGNSKVTGIVCKFKDENKKIPVSGVFVEIGSVPGVEIAKQIGAEMDSEGYIIVKSDQNTNISGIYAAGDATTGSNKLRQLITSVSEGAIAASSVYQKNKLGN, from the coding sequence ATGTATGATTTGATAATTATCGGTGCCGGACCAGCAGGCTTTGGTGCTTCGATATACGCTTCCAGATATAAAATAAAGCATTTGGTAATCGGCAAAGAATTTGGCGGACAGATTGTGAAAACTTCAAGAATTGAAAATTGGCCGGGATTTGAGTCGATTTCCGGCCCTGAACTTATTGGAAAATTTTCCGATCAGGCAAAAAAATTGGGAGCAGAAATTATTCAGGATGAAGTCAAAAAGATTTTCAAGCAAGATAATTTATTTAGCGTAGAAACGGCAGGGGGAGTTGAGTATCAGACAAAAAATATTATTTTAGCGCTGGGAATGAAGCCGAGAAAATTAAATGTTCCCGGAGAAGATGAATTTGTCGGCAAGGGAGTTTCTTACTGCGCCATTTGCGATGCGATGTTTTTTCGCGGAAAAGATGTGGCAGTTGTTGGAGGCGGAGATTCAGCGGCAAAAGCGGCCATTCATCTTGGGGAATTCGCCAGCAAGGTAAATATTTTTTATCCGGAAGGAAAATTAATAATGGAGCCGGCGCTTCAAGAAAAAATAAAAGAAAATGAAAAAATAGATTTGTGCGAATGCCAGGGAGTTGCTCGGATAGAGGGAAACAGCAAGGTTACGGGAATCGTCTGCAAGTTCAAAGATGAAAACAAAAAAATTCCGGTTTCTGGAGTTTTTGTTGAAATCGGATCAGTTCCCGGAGTGGAAATTGCAAAACAAATCGGGGCTGAGATGGATAGCGAGGGATATATTATTGTAAAAAGCGATCAAAATACTAATATTTCCGGAATATATGCGGCAGGAGATGCTACTACCGGGTCGAATAAGCTTCGCCAGCTCATTACCTCTGTTTCTGAGGGTGCAATTGCGGCCAGTAGCGTATATCAAAAAAATAAATTGGGGAATTAA
- a CDS encoding glycosyltransferase family 1 protein has protein sequence MRIGINASFVRKPNTGIGQVSINFLKKLIENHESGIMNHEFVLYLEEDLPEDIKLPENFKKEIFLPFWKRDDLIRKIWWEKMLLPKKVTQGKCDVLVSLYHSPTILSDATFHIMLVHDIIPELFPEYINNCRKKKYWKLTKKAILEADKIMAVSSRTEKDLIQHLGVEPERISVNYPDADEIYKKEVFEEKSKKVLGKYGLKSGYILGGGGLEVRKNTERLIRAYHKLLESNKRTHFIKDLPKLVISGKLMPELKPLVTDVEKLVKELNLTGQVKLLDFVPQEDLPVLYKNALVFVYPSLYEGFGLPVLEAMNQGIPVITSKNSSLPEVGGDSVLYCHPEDIQDIAMVMRNVILHGHLRDELRRRGKDRAQKFSWDNFVEKLFNVIENLK, from the coding sequence ATGAGAATAGGAATCAATGCATCTTTTGTCAGGAAGCCGAATACGGGGATTGGACAAGTTTCAATTAATTTCTTGAAGAAATTAATTGAGAATCATGAATCAGGAATTATGAATCATGAGTTTGTTTTGTATTTGGAGGAAGACTTGCCGGAAGATATTAAATTACCCGAAAACTTCAAGAAAGAAATATTTCTGCCGTTTTGGAAGCGGGATGATTTGATTCGAAAAATTTGGTGGGAGAAAATGTTGCTTCCTAAAAAAGTGACACAGGGCAAATGCGATGTGCTGGTTAGTCTTTATCACTCCCCGACAATATTATCAGATGCGACATTTCACATAATGCTAGTCCATGACATCATTCCTGAACTGTTTCCAGAATATATCAACAATTGCCGAAAAAAGAAATACTGGAAGCTTACCAAGAAAGCTATTTTAGAAGCGGATAAAATAATGGCAGTTTCCAGTCGGACAGAAAAAGACCTGATCCAGCATCTGGGAGTAGAGCCGGAAAGAATTTCTGTAAATTATCCCGATGCGGATGAGATTTACAAAAAAGAAGTTTTTGAAGAAAAAAGCAAGAAAGTTTTAGGAAAATATGGATTAAAATCAGGATATATTTTGGGAGGCGGAGGATTGGAAGTCAGAAAAAACACAGAAAGATTGATTCGGGCATATCACAAGCTCCTGGAAAGCAACAAAAGAACGCATTTTATCAAGGATTTGCCGAAGTTGGTAATATCCGGAAAATTGATGCCGGAGCTCAAGCCGCTCGTGACTGATGTGGAAAAATTGGTGAAAGAATTGAATTTAACAGGGCAGGTAAAATTGTTGGACTTCGTTCCTCAAGAAGATTTGCCGGTGCTGTATAAAAATGCGTTAGTTTTTGTTTACCCGTCGCTCTATGAAGGATTTGGATTGCCGGTTTTGGAAGCGATGAATCAGGGTATTCCAGTAATTACTTCCAAAAATTCTTCGCTTCCGGAAGTGGGAGGTGATTCGGTTTTGTATTGCCATCCGGAAGATATTCAGGATATTGCGATGGTGATGAGAAATGTTATTCTGCATGGACATTTGCGCGATGAACTGCGAAGAAGAGGAAAAGACCGAGCGCAAAAATTTTCGTGGGATAATTTTGTGGAAAAGTTGTTTAATGTAATAGAGAATTTGAAATAA
- a CDS encoding glycosyltransferase family 1 protein yields the protein MRIGIDIRNIGKQRTGDEVVFFNLVKNLAKIDNENEYLLFTDTADTTVLQYTVARLGIVDKKNFKTVSLSLSFLRKRESKLPKSRLCRFRIKCGMTLINNKFLWNLWTLPNYLRKNPVDAYHTQYITPFFVSKKIKIITHIHDVSFLAFPEFIKKSDLFFLKVLIPMSIKRADKVIAVSEFTKKEIIKYYQTDSEKIKVVYNAVSEDFLKSDYSGNELFAIRKKYNLPEEYILYIGTLQPRKNIPMLIRAFAEVKKRMPEIKLVLAGNRNAHNFDKRIDEEIARLNLSDGIIFSGFVEEEDKSALFLLAKVFVFPSLYEGFGIPILEAISRKISVLASDIPVHREIAEDGALYFNSESIDEMQEKLYNILADEKLRENLINLGTKRLDFFSWKKAAYKLLEVYLKK from the coding sequence ATGCGAATTGGAATCGATATTCGAAATATCGGGAAACAAAGAACCGGCGATGAAGTGGTGTTTTTTAATTTGGTGAAAAATTTGGCGAAAATCGATAACGAGAACGAATATTTGCTGTTTACCGACACAGCCGATACTACAGTATTACAGTATACTGTAGCGAGATTGGGAATTGTGGATAAGAAGAATTTTAAGACCGTTTCTCTTTCCTTGTCATTCCTGCGAAAGCGGGAATCTAAGCTTCCGAAAAGTCGATTATGCAGATTCCGCATCAAGTGCGGAATGACATTAATAAACAACAAATTCCTTTGGAATCTTTGGACTTTGCCGAATTATCTTAGAAAAAATCCAGTAGACGCTTATCATACGCAATACATTACTCCGTTTTTTGTTTCAAAAAAAATAAAAATTATTACCCATATCCACGACGTTTCTTTTTTGGCTTTCCCGGAATTTATCAAAAAGTCAGACTTATTTTTTCTGAAAGTTCTGATACCCATGAGCATCAAGCGGGCAGATAAGGTTATTGCGGTTTCCGAATTTACCAAAAAGGAAATTATTAAATATTACCAAACTGATTCGGAAAAGATTAAAGTGGTTTACAATGCCGTAAGCGAAGATTTTCTCAAAAGTGACTATTCCGGAAATGAACTTTTTGCAATTAGAAAAAAATATAATCTTCCGGAGGAATATATTTTATACATTGGAACGCTTCAGCCGAGAAAAAATATTCCAATGCTGATCCGGGCTTTTGCTGAAGTGAAAAAAAGAATGCCAGAAATAAAATTAGTGCTGGCTGGAAACAGGAATGCGCATAATTTTGACAAAAGAATAGACGAGGAAATTGCCAGATTAAATTTGTCGGACGGTATTATTTTTTCCGGATTTGTCGAGGAAGAGGATAAATCGGCCTTGTTTTTGCTGGCGAAAGTTTTTGTTTTTCCTTCACTTTATGAGGGATTTGGAATTCCGATCCTCGAGGCAATTAGCCGGAAAATTTCGGTTTTAGCTTCGGATATTCCGGTTCATCGCGAAATAGCCGAAGACGGAGCATTGTATTTTAATTCAGAGAGCATTGATGAAATGCAAGAAAAATTATATAATATTCTGGCAGATGAAAAATTAAGAGAAAACTTGATTAATCTCGGAACGAAGAGGCTTGATTTTTTTTCTTGGAAAAAAGCTGCATATAAATTGTTGGAAGTATATTTAAAAAAGTAA
- a CDS encoding LCP family protein: protein MDNLSSRRSFYMKDESNNPKKKRKWLKITLIILAVLFVIGGAVAFKTGYILNKVSTKGGLFSSLLHSVPGVGDTVKGEKEGRINILLLGMRGENVSGGGLLADTIMVVSIKPAENKIAMISIPRDLYVQVPGTENQEKINAVYAHGMERGKEGGIEDMQRVVGEITGIEIHYGVSINFKGFTDLVDAVGGIEVTLSKPFTEALQFNEAQVCDGDKGGVYTVPTGEFDIKKNEKGKIVAQYPLCTNANPECGGNFALPAGLNKLDGATALCYARSRYGSSDFERAKRQQLVIQSIKDKAMSIGTLSDFGKVNAVLNALGDNVRTDMQAWEMKKMFSIYQGIQTPQIIQRVMEDSEEGLLYAPQNTNGAGYILLPRGDNYDRIKNMFENVFTLGSQSDAKPR, encoded by the coding sequence ATGGATAATTTATCAAGCCGAAGAAGTTTTTACATGAAAGACGAATCCAATAATCCAAAGAAAAAAAGAAAATGGCTGAAAATAACCTTAATAATTTTGGCTGTACTTTTTGTTATTGGAGGAGCTGTTGCTTTCAAGACCGGATATATTCTCAACAAAGTTTCTACCAAAGGAGGCCTTTTTTCAAGCCTTCTTCATTCAGTTCCCGGAGTGGGCGATACGGTTAAAGGCGAAAAAGAAGGAAGGATAAACATTCTGCTTTTAGGAATGCGCGGAGAAAATGTTTCTGGCGGAGGGCTTTTAGCTGACACGATAATGGTAGTAAGCATAAAGCCGGCCGAAAATAAGATTGCAATGATTTCGATTCCACGAGATCTTTATGTTCAAGTTCCCGGGACGGAAAATCAGGAGAAAATAAATGCTGTTTATGCTCATGGAATGGAAAGAGGAAAGGAAGGAGGAATTGAAGATATGCAAAGAGTGGTGGGGGAAATAACCGGGATAGAAATACATTATGGCGTTAGTATAAATTTCAAGGGGTTTACAGATTTGGTTGATGCGGTTGGCGGAATAGAAGTGACATTAAGCAAGCCTTTTACTGAAGCATTGCAGTTTAATGAAGCTCAAGTTTGCGATGGAGATAAAGGCGGCGTATACACTGTTCCGACCGGAGAATTTGACATAAAGAAAAATGAAAAAGGAAAAATCGTGGCTCAATATCCTCTTTGTACCAATGCTAATCCGGAATGCGGAGGAAATTTTGCTTTGCCAGCGGGACTCAATAAATTGGATGGCGCGACGGCGCTTTGTTATGCCAGATCAAGATATGGTTCCAGCGATTTTGAAAGGGCTAAGCGCCAGCAGTTGGTGATTCAAAGCATAAAAGATAAGGCAATGAGTATCGGAACGCTCAGCGATTTTGGAAAGGTGAATGCGGTTCTTAACGCTCTGGGAGACAATGTGAGAACTGATATGCAGGCTTGGGAAATGAAAAAAATGTTTTCAATTTATCAGGGGATACAAACCCCGCAAATAATTCAGAGGGTGATGGAGGATTCGGAGGAGGGACTTCTTTATGCTCCGCAAAATACCAACGGAGCCGGATATATCTTGCTTCCCAGGGGAGACAATTACGACAGAATCAAAAATATGTTTGAAAACGTATTCACATTGGGAAGCCAGTCAGATGCAAAACCAAGGTAA
- a CDS encoding O-antigen ligase family protein, producing MLSYLQQFVNNLNKPKYYLILVNFLLVFFLILLSNTGVLPIRMGDFIFFSFIYLIFALYRPGWSFLFFVGTIALENINLAPDSLGLFVRPYQLIGALTIFSLLLRYFTKRLNFELVKLKWFDYVIGVFALAGFLSSFFAINKGVAFKQSIIIFSFSALYWLVRNYIQTLEDLKRIMPFFLGSSIIVVFYGIWQNILFLRGSNSFEVMPGRPNSVFTEADWLGIFIVILIAVIYTIIYQISNSPNYLISKQIPNLNFQNTKYKILDTKYFTLAVCYLFLIPVFILLILTVSRSAWLGAGFITLVFSKASFTNFSFHPKDWQGKQFLSILQFLAIAIICSIGIVYVFHLTNFQLFNRAQSTGSGMQKITIACDVSRLNLDTLPEIDTLPEKIGDIPELEQYGCRHINLEDINQEREAGFEIREIYRADPNMSIRSQIYQKSIEQIKTHPIFGIGWGNISSVLGKDERGTGLNSSNIFLEVWLGSGIIGLLAFLAIWVYIFVKSVVYCMRNDSESKIIGLFMNLGFFALLIPNLFNAGVYLGFLWVYFGIALSLSFKKE from the coding sequence ATGCTCTCATATCTCCAACAATTTGTCAATAATCTCAATAAACCGAAATATTATCTTATTTTGGTGAATTTTTTGCTGGTTTTTTTCTTAATTTTACTTTCTAATACTGGAGTTTTGCCGATACGGATGGGGGATTTTATTTTCTTTTCATTTATATATTTAATTTTTGCTTTGTATCGTCCGGGGTGGAGCTTTTTGTTTTTTGTGGGAACAATTGCTTTGGAAAACATAAATTTGGCGCCGGATTCTTTGGGATTATTCGTTAGGCCGTATCAATTAATCGGCGCGCTGACGATTTTTTCTCTGCTTCTTCGATATTTTACCAAACGCTTGAATTTTGAACTGGTAAAATTGAAATGGTTTGACTATGTGATTGGTGTTTTTGCGCTGGCTGGATTTTTGAGTTCATTTTTCGCAATTAACAAAGGAGTGGCTTTTAAACAATCAATAATTATTTTTTCTTTTTCGGCTCTATACTGGCTGGTTCGGAATTATATTCAAACGCTAGAAGATTTGAAAAGAATCATGCCGTTTTTCTTGGGTTCATCAATAATTGTTGTTTTTTATGGTATCTGGCAAAATATTTTGTTTTTGCGCGGTTCAAATTCGTTTGAAGTAATGCCGGGAAGACCGAATTCAGTATTTACAGAGGCTGACTGGTTAGGTATATTTATTGTAATTTTAATAGCCGTAATATATACGATAATTTATCAAATTTCTAATTCACCTAATTATCTAATTTCTAAACAAATCCCAAATCTCAATTTCCAAAATACGAAATACAAAATACTAGATACCAAATACTTTACGTTAGCTGTTTGCTATCTTTTTCTCATTCCAGTTTTTATTCTTTTGATTCTGACAGTTAGTCGCAGTGCTTGGCTCGGAGCGGGATTTATAACTTTAGTATTTTCGAAAGCTAGTTTTACTAATTTTTCGTTTCATCCAAAGGATTGGCAAGGGAAGCAATTTTTATCCATATTACAATTTCTTGCTATAGCAATAATTTGTAGTATTGGGATTGTTTACGTTTTTCATCTCACGAATTTTCAACTGTTTAATCGTGCGCAAAGTACCGGGTCGGGAATGCAGAAAATAACCATTGCCTGTGATGTATCGAGGTTGAACCTCGATACATTGCCAGAAATCGATACATTGCCAGAAAAGATCGGGGATATTCCAGAGTTGGAACAATATGGATGTCGGCATATTAATCTGGAAGATATAAATCAAGAAAGAGAAGCAGGGTTTGAGATACGAGAAATATATAGGGCTGATCCTAATATGAGTATTCGCAGCCAAATTTATCAAAAATCAATTGAGCAAATCAAAACGCATCCGATTTTCGGAATCGGCTGGGGAAATATTTCCAGTGTTTTGGGAAAGGATGAAAGGGGAACAGGACTCAATTCCAGCAATATTTTCTTGGAAGTTTGGTTGGGTTCCGGAATAATCGGGCTTCTTGCCTTTCTTGCTATCTGGGTCTATATTTTCGTAAAATCAGTAGTATATTGTATGCGGAATGATTCCGAGAGCAAGATAATCGGATTATTTATGAATCTTGGATTTTTTGCGCTTTTAATTCCAAATCTATTCAACGCTGGTGTTTATCTTGGATTTTTGTGGGTTTATTTTGGAATAGCGTTATCGCTAAGTTTTAAGAAAGAATAA
- the pcm gene encoding protein-L-isoaspartate O-methyltransferase produces MIRLVNDLMRKGYLKSDIIIDAFSEIGRIEFVPSEFEKEAEANIPLPIGYGQTISQPLTMAFMFELLNPEKGQNILDIGSGSGWTTALLSYIVGLKGKIIALERILELCEQGKKNTDKFHFVRDGIAEFYCEDGNNGFEKNAPYDRILVSAMTDDVPDALKSQLKIGGKMVIPVHNDIWYLEKKGEDDFYKEEFPGFSFVPLIQKS; encoded by the coding sequence ATGATCCGCTTAGTAAACGATCTGATGAGGAAGGGTTATCTGAAATCAGATATTATTATCGATGCCTTTTCTGAAATTGGAAGAATTGAATTTGTTCCTTCGGAATTCGAAAAAGAGGCAGAAGCAAATATTCCCCTTCCGATAGGATATGGACAAACAATTTCTCAACCGCTCACGATGGCTTTTATGTTTGAACTTCTGAATCCGGAAAAAGGACAAAATATCCTGGATATTGGCAGTGGTTCCGGATGGACAACAGCGCTTCTTTCGTACATTGTCGGCCTCAAGGGGAAAATAATTGCACTTGAAAGAATTTTGGAACTTTGCGAGCAAGGGAAGAAAAATACAGACAAGTTCCACTTCGTTAGAGATGGAATAGCTGAATTTTATTGCGAAGATGGCAACAATGGATTTGAAAAGAATGCTCCTTATGATAGGATTTTAGTTTCGGCAATGACCGATGACGTTCCAGATGCGCTCAAGAGCCAATTAAAAATAGGAGGAAAAATGGTTATTCCTGTTCATAATGATATCTGGTATTTGGAAAAAAAGGGAGAAGATGATTTCTACAAAGAAGAGTTCCCCGGATTCTCTTTTGTACCGCTTATTCAAAAATCGTAA